GCCTCAGCGACGACAAACTGGGCAAGGCGCTTACGGCATTTACCAACACCTTTGACGAGGTCCACGGCATTCTGCACACGGGCTCCATACGCACCAATACCGAGCAGGTGCTCAAAAACCTGAGCTCTGCCAGCGCCTCGGTTGAAAAAGAACTGCCAGCCACCATGACGGCCTTCCGCGAGGGCATGCAGAGCATGGCCGTTGCCGCAGACCAGCTGCGCGCGGCCACGGCCTCCGCACAGGGCATTCTGGGGCGCGATTCGCCAACCATGAACGACCTGCGCCGTCTGCTTAAGGAAAGCACCGATGCCATGCGCTCGATGCGCGCCCTGGCCGAAACGCTTGAACGCAACCCCGAAGCCCTGCTGCGGGGCAAGCAAGGAGCACGCTGATGCCACGTAATATTCTTTTATTCTCGCTTGCACTGCTTGTGCTTTTGTGCGGCTGCGGACGCAGCACCCCCACGCGCTACTACCTGCTTGAAAGCGCCCTTGGCCCGGTCAAGGCCGACAGCCTGCCCAGCAAAACCCTGCGTGTGGCGCAGGTTACCGTGCCGGACTATCTTGACCGCAACAGCATTGTGAGCCGCGTAAACGGTCAGACAGAGCTGATCGTATCGCAGTTTCATGCCTGGGCGGAACCTGTGGGCCACGGCGTAAGACGTGTGGTGCAGGAAGTGCTCACCGCGCCCATGCTGGCAGCGGGCTTCAACGTGCTGGCGGCGGGCGACGACACAAGGGCCGACTATGTGCTGCTGGTTGACGTGCAGCGGCTCGATGGCAACTTTGAAGCCAACGCCGTGCTTGAAGCGCGCTGGACGATCAAGAACCGGCACGACGATGTCCTTGCCCGTGGCATTTATGCCGACGTGGAACAGGTCAATGGCAAAACCTACGACACCCTCACCGCGGCAGAAAGCGCCATGGTGCGTCGCCTGGCGGAGCATCTGGCAACCCGCCTGCCCGCACTCATACGGGGCAAGTCATGATACTGGCCGAGGATGCCGCCGATTCCGGGCTTGAGCTCAAGCGCAACAAGATTCTGCTTGTGGATGATGCGCCG
The Desulfovibrio sp. DNA segment above includes these coding regions:
- a CDS encoding PqiC family protein, translating into MPRNILLFSLALLVLLCGCGRSTPTRYYLLESALGPVKADSLPSKTLRVAQVTVPDYLDRNSIVSRVNGQTELIVSQFHAWAEPVGHGVRRVVQEVLTAPMLAAGFNVLAAGDDTRADYVLLVDVQRLDGNFEANAVLEARWTIKNRHDDVLARGIYADVEQVNGKTYDTLTAAESAMVRRLAEHLATRLPALIRGKS